One Beggiatoa leptomitoformis DNA segment encodes these proteins:
- a CDS encoding HaeII family restriction endonuclease, producing MKNDVVKAKEALDKLIKKARVHLYKPIQIAEILYRDRVYQDIVIEQLETYRNPSKKWRDVICRQFLGRTSTSSARYQDDLFNENAIPLDILSLLAQENRRTQGAIEAYIYQCVNNKFSQLSSALTYCDIHNHTDFQLTEFLDLFWNDAGLRRSIDKVYEIIVYALFAALVESLELMVEVSINPEQHHILVEFADFTERVIKLTPETTSFKTRAKIYRVGVTNAADRGLDMWANFGLAIQIKHLSLDEGLAENIVHSITADRIVIVCKEAEQKIIISLLTQIGWKSRIQSIITEKDLTIWYEKALRGQYHTLTAEKVLNTIKSEIQIEFPITENLGLQQFFTERAYHGLDISCYIQQ from the coding sequence ATGAAAAATGATGTTGTAAAAGCTAAAGAAGCCTTAGATAAGCTTATTAAAAAAGCCCGAGTACATCTTTATAAGCCCATTCAAATTGCAGAAATTTTATATCGAGATCGTGTTTATCAAGACATTGTTATTGAGCAGCTAGAAACCTACCGAAATCCTTCTAAAAAATGGCGAGATGTTATTTGTCGTCAGTTTTTAGGTAGAACCAGCACTTCTTCAGCACGTTATCAAGATGACCTTTTTAATGAAAATGCGATACCACTTGATATATTAAGCTTGTTGGCACAAGAAAATCGTCGAACCCAAGGCGCAATAGAAGCCTATATTTATCAATGTGTAAATAATAAATTTTCACAACTTTCGAGTGCGTTAACTTACTGCGATATTCACAATCACACAGATTTTCAATTGACAGAATTCTTAGATTTATTTTGGAATGACGCGGGTTTAAGAAGAAGTATTGATAAAGTGTACGAAATTATTGTATATGCACTATTCGCTGCCTTAGTTGAGAGTTTAGAACTCATGGTAGAAGTCAGTATTAATCCTGAACAACATCATATTCTTGTAGAGTTTGCAGATTTTACAGAACGTGTCATTAAATTAACGCCTGAAACCACTTCTTTCAAAACACGAGCAAAAATTTACCGAGTCGGTGTCACGAATGCGGCGGATCGGGGACTTGATATGTGGGCTAATTTCGGCTTAGCTATTCAAATTAAGCATTTATCCTTAGATGAAGGACTGGCTGAAAATATTGTGCACTCTATTACGGCAGATCGCATTGTTATTGTATGCAAGGAAGCTGAACAAAAAATAATCATTTCTCTGCTGACACAAATTGGCTGGAAATCACGTATTCAAAGTATTATTACTGAAAAAGATTTAACAATTTGGTATGAAAAAGCGTTGCGCGGACAATATCATACGCTGACGGCTGAAAAAGTATTAAATACGATCAAGAGCGAGATTCAGATAGAATTTCCTATAACAGAAAATTTGGGACTGCAACAATTTTTTACGGAAAGAGCTTATCATGGGTTAGATATCTCATGTTATATACAACAATGA
- a CDS encoding (Fe-S)-binding protein, with protein sequence MKTFLDWSAYENAGMGDAYADIPKTGGDFAKAVAVCINSRQCENKEQGKGVMCPSFRVSDIVHNSTGGRVRLLKAALNGELGNTPFTDPVLAEAMDLCVACKGCKRECENAVDMAMIKIEYLAQRNALTGLSWRTRFFASTPLWLHRYKWLKPLPAWRNRWSWLAQLGEKFLGISAKRRLPEPVTTPFSQPLTAETIEQKVGSVVLFVDTFTRYFDPSVIQDAVQVLQTAKYHVIIAEPNHNTIEPDRPLCCGRTFIAHGMVEEAKAEAERVLNVLLPHAEAGRTIIGLEPPCLLALRDDYKSLGLGKMAEKVAQHSILFEEFLARELTAKRLKLPLKPLVNQIKPMLIQGHCHQHAVGAMKSMRKILKLIPDFQFQLLDPACCGMAGSFGLEAEHADVALQMAEQALLPALRANPDAPILANGFSCRQQILENGGGQKPIHLATLLRESLG encoded by the coding sequence ATGAAAACTTTTCTTGACTGGTCAGCGTATGAAAATGCAGGCATGGGCGATGCCTATGCCGATATTCCCAAAACAGGCGGTGATTTTGCCAAAGCGGTTGCCGTTTGCATCAATAGTCGACAATGTGAAAATAAAGAACAAGGCAAAGGCGTGATGTGTCCTAGTTTTCGCGTCAGTGATATTGTTCACAACTCAACAGGTGGGCGTGTGCGATTGCTCAAAGCCGCGCTAAATGGCGAGTTAGGCAACACCCCTTTTACAGACCCTGTATTAGCAGAAGCAATGGATTTATGCGTTGCCTGCAAAGGCTGCAAACGAGAATGTGAAAATGCGGTAGATATGGCAATGATTAAAATAGAATATCTTGCCCAACGTAACGCACTCACAGGGCTTTCATGGCGTACTCGTTTTTTTGCCAGCACACCATTATGGTTACACCGCTATAAATGGTTAAAACCCTTACCCGCATGGCGTAACCGCTGGTCATGGCTGGCACAACTGGGCGAAAAATTCTTAGGCATCAGTGCAAAACGTCGGCTACCTGAACCCGTCACCACGCCCTTTTCACAACCACTCACGGCTGAAACCATCGAGCAGAAAGTTGGCAGTGTGGTGTTATTCGTTGATACATTTACCCGCTATTTTGACCCCAGCGTGATACAAGACGCAGTGCAAGTATTACAAACAGCAAAATACCATGTGATTATTGCCGAACCAAACCACAACACAATTGAACCCGACCGCCCTTTATGTTGTGGTCGCACCTTTATTGCGCATGGCATGGTAGAAGAAGCGAAGGCAGAAGCTGAACGGGTATTAAACGTATTACTACCCCATGCAGAAGCAGGAAGAACCATCATCGGTTTAGAACCCCCCTGTTTATTAGCACTGCGCGATGACTATAAATCGCTCGGTTTAGGAAAAATGGCGGAAAAAGTCGCGCAACACTCCATTTTATTTGAAGAATTTTTAGCCCGTGAATTAACTGCAAAACGGCTGAAATTACCCTTAAAACCGCTGGTAAATCAAATAAAACCCATGTTAATTCAAGGGCATTGTCATCAACATGCTGTGGGTGCAATGAAATCCATGCGGAAAATTTTAAAACTCATTCCCGACTTTCAATTTCAACTATTAGACCCCGCATGTTGTGGCATGGCAGGAAGTTTTGGCTTAGAAGCAGAACATGCCGATGTTGCCTTACAAATGGCAGAACAAGCCCTACTACCCGCATTGCGGGCTAATCCAGACGCACCGATTTTAGCCAATGGGTTCTCCTGTCGTCAGCAAATTTTAGAAAATGGTGGCGGACAAAAACCAATCCATTTAGCAACCTTATTAAGAGAATCATTAGGATAA
- a CDS encoding Rpn family recombination-promoting nuclease/putative transposase, whose amino-acid sequence MQQVASLRYGVIFKKAFCDVEVFTAFVRDFLGFTLEIDKVETEKSFDPPIGGVDSRFDLYAEDKKNRVIVDIQHRRYKDYYDRFLHYHCAALLEQISNAKSYSPALTVFTIVVLTSGTKEDCAIAEINFDPVDIETNQRLNRIHHRILYLSPKQITDKTREPCREWLLMIQDSLDEQIDESAYHKSEILKVLNLIKTDGLTPQDRARMKDEYSLEELMLKEKTEEFHVGVKVGIEKGIQLGVERQNLAIAKHLKAQGMSLEMIAQITGLTHEQLNNSE is encoded by the coding sequence ATGCAACAAGTTGCCTCCCTACGTTATGGCGTTATCTTTAAAAAAGCCTTTTGTGATGTTGAAGTCTTCACCGCATTTGTGCGTGATTTTCTCGGTTTTACCTTAGAAATAGACAAAGTAGAAACTGAAAAATCTTTTGACCCCCCGATTGGCGGGGTTGATTCACGCTTTGATTTATATGCAGAAGACAAGAAAAACCGCGTTATCGTCGATATTCAACACCGTCGTTACAAAGACTATTACGATAGATTTCTACATTATCATTGTGCTGCACTACTAGAACAAATCAGCAATGCAAAAAGTTATAGCCCTGCATTAACCGTATTTACAATTGTGGTTTTAACCTCAGGTACAAAAGAAGATTGTGCAATCGCTGAAATTAACTTTGACCCTGTGGATATAGAAACCAATCAACGGCTCAATAGAATTCATCACCGTATTCTGTACCTTTCTCCAAAACAAATTACGGATAAAACCCGCGAACCATGTCGTGAATGGTTATTGATGATACAAGACAGTTTAGACGAACAAATAGACGAATCGGCTTATCATAAAAGTGAGATTCTAAAGGTTCTTAACCTCATTAAAACCGATGGATTAACACCACAAGACCGTGCACGAATGAAAGATGAGTATTCATTAGAAGAGTTGATGCTGAAAGAAAAAACTGAGGAGTTTCATGTTGGTGTCAAAGTTGGAATTGAAAAGGGAATACAACTGGGTGTGGAACGCCAAAACTTAGCAATTGCTAAACATTTAAAAGCACAAGGCATGAGCTTAGAAATGATTGCACAAATCACTGGTTTAACGCATGAACAACTGAATAATTCGGAGTAG
- a CDS encoding NACHT domain-containing protein — MSIELMALAGVWLWDKYGEDALKSIAEKIGEKSTEKWKQFNWNSAAKKYRKALAEDYGKVRLLGTNEAVELEGIFTDTYILDKVSAFQRFDITELEKEPEKLSYREKERQNGFELIKKDEIKRWFILGKPGAGKTTFLKYITLQAVKGQLDKIPIFISLHRWASVVRNSADKKFNLMPYLVQQFELCDFPDAQAFIEHLLETGNALLLFDGLDEVNQADEERAHMLQALSDFSRAHRNCTVLLTCRVAAADYSLSEQFTYLEVADFTEEQITIFVKKWFKQDVARGEQFLEEFARDEHRGLRELAQVPILLTLLCLVYARKMEFPNRRADIYEEAIDALIETWDSKHRNIKRDVIYQGLSKRHKFQLFSRIATESFQNNQYFFEKQNLVKKINEFLKQLPNCQNQESDDGEAVLEAIAAQHGIFVERAKDIYSFAHLSFQEYFTARYVFENQAYGTIENLVLHIEEDRWHEVFLLTASLLDNADSFFKAMPVQINTLIADEPELVKLARWVVKKSDSVQTSDKLAAVRGFYYFLARDITRVRDHAIARDIVLVFPPPPAALVLACVLALPIDLALARDLDIDLALTRGLACDRVHTLTLTLDIDLAIDFAFFYIILLVKIFSLLPKINLHQEHYTDFFKLFDMLIKKVKQANLEDLAEKLTEIAKKDIPKQEALAENWKKPHKKLLALMQETRNIGHQWQLNTKQAEKLEKYLQAHLLLIKCLSLATVTNRTAIENGLLLPPDEINLKQ; from the coding sequence ATGTCAATTGAATTAATGGCTCTTGCAGGTGTATGGCTTTGGGATAAATACGGCGAAGATGCACTTAAAAGCATTGCCGAAAAAATTGGCGAGAAATCTACAGAAAAATGGAAACAATTTAACTGGAACAGTGCCGCTAAAAAGTATCGAAAAGCCCTAGCAGAAGATTACGGTAAAGTACGTTTATTAGGCACAAATGAAGCAGTTGAGTTAGAAGGAATTTTTACTGATACCTATATTCTGGATAAAGTTTCAGCTTTTCAACGTTTTGATATTACTGAGTTAGAGAAAGAACCTGAAAAGTTAAGCTATCGGGAAAAAGAACGGCAAAATGGTTTTGAATTGATTAAAAAAGATGAGATTAAACGCTGGTTTATTTTAGGTAAACCCGGTGCGGGTAAAACCACTTTTTTAAAATACATCACTTTGCAAGCGGTAAAAGGACAATTAGATAAAATTCCGATATTTATCTCTTTACACCGCTGGGCAAGTGTTGTCCGCAACAGTGCAGATAAAAAATTCAATTTAATGCCCTATTTGGTTCAACAATTTGAATTATGCGACTTTCCTGATGCGCAAGCCTTTATCGAACATTTACTAGAAACGGGCAACGCCCTGTTACTGTTTGACGGGCTAGACGAAGTAAACCAAGCGGATGAAGAACGCGCTCACATGTTGCAAGCCCTGAGCGATTTTAGCCGAGCGCATCGCAACTGCACGGTTTTATTAACTTGCCGTGTTGCCGCTGCCGATTATTCCTTATCTGAACAATTCACTTATTTAGAAGTCGCGGATTTTACAGAGGAACAAATTACCATTTTTGTTAAAAAATGGTTTAAACAGGATGTTGCACGTGGAGAACAATTTTTAGAAGAATTTGCCCGCGATGAACATCGTGGCTTACGAGAACTTGCTCAAGTCCCTATTTTACTGACTTTATTATGTTTAGTTTATGCCCGAAAAATGGAATTTCCTAACCGTCGGGCGGATATTTATGAAGAAGCCATTGATGCCTTGATAGAAACATGGGATAGCAAGCATCGCAATATTAAACGGGATGTGATTTATCAAGGACTTTCTAAACGGCATAAATTTCAATTATTTTCTCGGATTGCAACAGAATCTTTTCAAAATAATCAATATTTTTTTGAGAAACAAAATTTAGTTAAAAAAATAAACGAGTTCCTAAAACAATTACCCAATTGTCAGAATCAAGAGAGTGATGATGGCGAAGCCGTTTTAGAGGCAATTGCTGCACAACATGGGATTTTTGTAGAACGGGCAAAAGATATTTACTCATTTGCTCATTTATCATTTCAAGAGTACTTTACAGCACGGTATGTTTTTGAAAATCAAGCCTATGGCACGATTGAAAATTTAGTCTTACACATTGAAGAAGACCGCTGGCACGAGGTTTTTTTATTAACAGCGAGTTTATTGGACAATGCCGATAGTTTTTTTAAAGCAATGCCAGTGCAAATAAATACGTTGATTGCTGATGAACCTGAGTTGGTAAAGTTAGCGCGTTGGGTGGTTAAAAAATCAGATTCCGTTCAAACAAGCGATAAACTCGCAGCAGTTAGAGGTTTTTATTATTTTCTCGCCCGCGACATCACTCGTGTTCGAGACCATGCCATTGCCCGTGACATCGTCCTTGTTTTCCCCCCTCCCCCTGCTGCCCTAGTCCTAGCCTGCGTTCTCGCTCTCCCAATCGATCTAGCCCTAGCCCGTGACCTCGACATCGACCTCGCTCTTACTCGCGGCCTCGCCTGTGACCGAGTCCACACCCTCACCCTCACCCTCGACATCGACCTCGCTATCGACTTTGCTTTTTTTTATATTATTTTATTAGTGAAAATCTTCAGTCTGTTACCAAAGATAAATCTCCATCAAGAGCATTACACTGATTTTTTTAAATTATTTGATATGCTCATAAAAAAAGTAAAACAAGCTAACTTAGAGGATTTAGCTGAAAAATTAACTGAAATTGCTAAAAAAGATATTCCTAAACAAGAAGCCCTAGCAGAAAACTGGAAAAAACCGCACAAAAAGTTATTAGCCCTCATGCAAGAAACCCGCAATATCGGGCATCAATGGCAGTTAAATACTAAACAAGCAGAAAAGCTAGAAAAATACCTACAAGCCCATTTATTACTGATTAAGTGCCTTTCCCTCGCCACCGTCACCAACCGCACCGCGATTGAAAATGGTTTGTTACTGCCACCAGATGAAATTAACCTCAAACAGTAG
- a CDS encoding DUF808 domain-containing protein has product MASGLFAILDDIAMLLDDTAAMTKVAAKKTAGVLGDDLAVNAEKASGFHASRELPVLWAITKGSVLNKIIILPFAFLLSAFLPWLIVPILLIGGIYLSYEGTEKILEWIHPHSREEEKVEVLQSSAATIVDVEKKKIQSAILTDFILSIEIIIIALGSVMDKSLTLQLIVVSLIALIATVGVYGFVALIVRMDDVGFWLIKQSTTNNNHTLAVLGQGLVNLMPRIIKALSIIGTIAMLLVGGGMFVHNIAVIHHLFEFLPTIIAEFFVGLIVGGVAVGVMLGIHRLRK; this is encoded by the coding sequence ATGGCAAGCGGATTGTTTGCGATTTTAGATGATATTGCCATGCTGTTAGACGATACAGCAGCGATGACCAAAGTGGCGGCTAAAAAAACGGCGGGTGTTTTAGGCGACGATTTAGCCGTAAATGCAGAAAAAGCATCAGGTTTTCACGCCAGCCGAGAGTTGCCTGTTTTATGGGCAATCACTAAAGGGTCTGTGCTGAATAAAATTATCATCTTACCTTTTGCTTTTTTACTCAGTGCGTTTTTGCCTTGGCTGATTGTACCTATTTTACTGATAGGTGGCATCTATTTAAGTTATGAAGGAACAGAAAAAATTTTAGAATGGATTCATCCACATTCTCGTGAAGAAGAAAAAGTAGAAGTCTTGCAATCCAGTGCTGCGACTATTGTCGATGTAGAAAAGAAAAAAATTCAAAGTGCCATTCTCACCGATTTTATTTTATCGATAGAAATTATCATTATTGCATTAGGGTCAGTAATGGATAAAAGTCTGACGTTGCAACTCATCGTTGTTTCTTTAATAGCACTCATTGCAACGGTTGGCGTGTATGGTTTTGTCGCGTTAATTGTCCGCATGGATGATGTCGGTTTTTGGCTTATCAAACAGTCAACGACGAATAATAATCATACACTGGCTGTATTGGGGCAGGGCTTGGTAAACCTAATGCCACGTATTATTAAAGCCTTATCAATTATCGGTACGATAGCGATGTTATTAGTCGGTGGCGGTATGTTTGTACATAACATTGCGGTTATCCATCATTTATTTGAATTTTTACCTACGATTATTGCTGAGTTTTTTGTTGGGCTTATCGTGGGGGGCGTTGCTGTAGGGGTGATGTTGGGGATACATCGGTTACGAAAATAG
- a CDS encoding HesA/MoeB/ThiF family protein, translating into MTLEQARVLIIGVGGLGSPVALYLACSGVGHLHLVDADTVERSNLQRQIIHDTAHIAQMKVTSARDYLQQLAPQTQITCHAQQLTTPTSLTPLIQQADIVVDCSDNFPTRFALNTACFQLSKPLVSGSAIQWSGQVAVFDARYANSPCYHCLYEESISEEETQTCSTTGILAPVVGIIGSLQALMVLKLLQQPNAPQHGKLHIFNALNSQWRSLQLHKDPACAVCQTGLQR; encoded by the coding sequence ATGACGTTGGAACAAGCACGTGTTTTAATTATTGGCGTGGGTGGTTTGGGTTCGCCTGTCGCGCTCTATCTCGCCTGTAGTGGCGTAGGACATTTACATTTAGTCGATGCGGATACGGTAGAACGCTCTAATTTACAAAGACAAATTATTCATGATACGGCGCATATTGCACAAATGAAGGTTACTTCAGCACGTGACTATTTACAACAACTTGCGCCACAAACGCAAATCACCTGCCATGCCCAACAATTAACAACACCAACCAGTTTAACCCCCTTAATTCAACAAGCGGATATTGTCGTTGACTGTAGCGATAACTTTCCGACCCGTTTTGCTTTAAATACCGCGTGTTTTCAACTCAGTAAGCCACTGGTAAGTGGCTCTGCTATCCAATGGAGTGGACAAGTCGCCGTTTTTGATGCCCGCTATGCTAACAGCCCGTGTTATCACTGTTTATACGAAGAAAGCATCAGCGAAGAAGAAACACAAACCTGTAGCACAACGGGTATTCTCGCGCCCGTTGTCGGGATTATCGGCAGTTTACAAGCCTTGATGGTTTTAAAATTACTACAACAACCCAATGCCCCACAACATGGAAAATTACATATTTTTAACGCCTTAAACAGTCAATGGCGCAGTTTACAATTACATAAAGACCCTGCTTGTGCAGTTTGTCAAACGGGATTGCAAAGATAA
- a CDS encoding Rpn family recombination-promoting nuclease/putative transposase, whose protein sequence is MQQVASLRYGVIFKKAFCDVEVFTAFVRDFLGFTLEIDKVETEKSFDPPIGGVDSRFDLYAEDKKNRVIVDIQHRRYKDYYDRFLHYHCAALLEQISNAKSYSPALTVFTIVVLTSGTKEDCAIAEINFDPVDIETNQRLNRIHHRILYLSPKQITDKTREPCREWLLMIQDSLDEQIDESAYHKSEILKVLNLIKTDGLTPQDRARMKDEYSLEELMLKEKTEEFHVGVKVGIEKGIQLGVEQGVERRNLEIAKHLKAQGMSLEMIAQITGLTHEQLNNLE, encoded by the coding sequence ATGCAACAAGTTGCCTCCCTACGTTACGGCGTTATCTTTAAAAAAGCCTTTTGTGATGTTGAAGTCTTCACCGCATTTGTGCGTGATTTTCTCGGTTTTACCTTAGAAATAGACAAAGTAGAAACTGAAAAATCTTTTGACCCCCCAATTGGCGGGGTTGATTCACGCTTTGATTTATATGCAGAAGATAAGAAAAACCGCGTTATCGTCGATATTCAACACCGTCGTTACAAAGACTATTACGATAGATTTCTACATTATCATTGTGCTGCATTACTAGAACAAATCAGCAACGCAAAAAGTTATAGCCCTGCATTAACTGTATTTACAATTGTGGTTTTAACCTCAGGTACAAAAGAAGATTGTGCAATAGCTGAAATTAACTTTGACCCTGTGGATATAGAAACCAATCAACGGCTCAATAGAATTCATCACCGTATTCTGTACCTTTCTCCGAAACAAATTACGGATAAAACTCGCGAACCATGTCGTGAATGGTTATTGATGATACAAGACAGTTTAGATGAGCAGATAGACGAATCGGCTTATCATAAAAGTGAGATTCTAAAGGTTCTTAACCTTATTAAAACTGATGGATTAACGCCACAAGACCGCGCCAGAATGAAAGATGAGTATTCGCTAGAAGAGTTGATGCTGAAAGAAAAAACTGAGGAGTTTCATGTTGGTGTCAAAGTTGGAATTGAAAAGGGAATACAACTGGGTGTGGAACAGGGTGTAGAACGCCGAAACTTAGAAATTGCTAAACATTTAAAAGCGCAAGGTATGAGCTTAGAGATGATTGCACAAATCACAGGTTTAACGCATGAACAACTGAATAATTTGGAGTAG
- the dcm gene encoding DNA (cytosine-5-)-methyltransferase: MSNILKTIDLFAGIGGIRLGFQQYGCINVFSSEYDPDAQKMYLENFGEQPHGDITQIDPHNIPEHDILLAGFPCQPFSIIGNKQGFADTRGNLFFNIEAILRNKKPYAFLLENVKQLKTHDNGNTFRIIQEKLRALGYFIHHSILNALDFGLPQKRERIFIVGFKENIQFDFPIPLHKRKSLAEILENDDCVDSKLFASEHIAQKRQDKLKMPAFYPSIWHENKGGNISVLPYSCALRAGGSYNYLLVNGYRRPSSREMLRLQGFPDDFKIVVSYTALRRLTGNSVAVPVISAIAHQMLNAIQHKKLPSCHQQLLFGNM, encoded by the coding sequence ATGAGTAATATATTAAAAACAATAGATTTATTTGCGGGAATAGGCGGGATTCGTCTTGGTTTTCAACAATATGGTTGTATTAATGTATTTTCTTCCGAATATGACCCTGATGCTCAAAAAATGTACTTAGAAAACTTTGGAGAACAACCACATGGCGATATAACCCAAATCGACCCTCACAACATTCCTGAGCATGACATTCTCTTAGCAGGTTTTCCCTGTCAACCTTTTAGTATTATTGGCAACAAACAAGGATTTGCTGATACTCGCGGTAATTTATTTTTTAATATCGAAGCAATCTTACGTAATAAAAAACCTTATGCTTTCTTACTCGAAAATGTAAAACAACTAAAAACCCATGATAATGGGAATACATTCCGCATCATTCAAGAAAAGTTACGTGCATTGGGTTACTTCATTCATCATAGTATATTGAATGCCTTAGACTTTGGTTTGCCTCAAAAAAGAGAACGTATCTTTATCGTTGGTTTTAAAGAAAATATACAGTTCGATTTCCCCATCCCACTGCATAAAAGAAAATCGTTAGCTGAAATACTAGAAAATGATGACTGTGTCGATAGTAAGCTCTTTGCTTCAGAACATATTGCACAAAAACGCCAAGATAAACTCAAAATGCCCGCATTTTATCCTTCTATCTGGCATGAGAATAAAGGCGGAAATATCTCAGTATTACCCTACTCATGTGCTTTAAGAGCGGGGGGTTCTTACAATTATTTATTGGTCAATGGTTATCGTCGCCCATCTTCCAGAGAAATGTTGCGTTTACAAGGATTTCCCGATGATTTTAAAATTGTAGTCAGTTATACGGCACTTAGACGTTTAACAGGTAATAGTGTTGCTGTTCCTGTCATCAGTGCCATTGCACACCAAATGTTAAATGCGATTCAACATAAAAAACTCCCTTCTTGCCATCAACAACTCTTATTTGGAAATATGTGA
- the rluC gene encoding 23S rRNA pseudouridine(955/2504/2580) synthase RluC: MNTEKTAQVSHVEISEDHAGQRIDNFLLTHLKGVPKSHIYRILRSGEVRVNKGRIKPDYRLQAGDLLRLPPVQTATRTEVTPHQSVLKALQASILYEDAKLLVINKPSGLAVHGGSGVQYGVIEGLRALYPQANFLELVHRLDRETSGCLMIAKKSSVLRQLHAYLRDADMNKQYLALVQGKWSARVKQVNAPLRKNILQSGERVVRVNDDGKPSLSEFRIVELFKQATLMRVHPVTGRTHQIRVHATHTGHPIAGDEKYGDDNFNRALRQQGLNRLFLHAAELTIQLPEQKPLTVKAPLPEPLEAVLAQLRR; the protein is encoded by the coding sequence TTGAATACTGAAAAAACAGCACAAGTCTCGCATGTAGAAATTTCTGAAGACCATGCAGGACAACGGATTGATAATTTTCTGCTCACCCATTTAAAAGGCGTGCCAAAAAGTCATATTTACCGCATCTTGCGCAGTGGTGAAGTGCGCGTCAATAAAGGGCGGATAAAACCCGATTATCGGCTACAAGCAGGCGATTTATTGCGTTTACCCCCCGTACAAACCGCAACACGAACCGAAGTAACGCCACATCAATCCGTTTTAAAAGCCTTACAAGCCTCTATTTTATATGAAGACGCTAAACTACTAGTCATTAACAAACCATCAGGGCTTGCTGTACATGGCGGGAGCGGGGTGCAATATGGCGTAATTGAAGGACTACGCGCGCTATATCCGCAGGCAAACTTTTTAGAACTCGTGCATCGTTTAGACAGAGAAACATCGGGCTGTTTAATGATAGCCAAAAAATCCAGCGTATTACGTCAATTACATGCGTATTTACGCGATGCGGACATGAATAAGCAATATTTAGCATTAGTACAAGGAAAATGGTCAGCGCGCGTAAAGCAAGTAAACGCACCATTACGGAAAAATATTTTACAATCAGGTGAACGTGTTGTACGGGTTAATGACGATGGCAAACCATCATTAAGTGAATTTCGCATTGTAGAACTGTTTAAACAAGCGACACTCATGCGTGTACATCCTGTTACAGGGCGGACACATCAAATCAGGGTTCATGCAACCCATACAGGACACCCCATCGCAGGCGATGAAAAGTATGGCGATGACAATTTTAATCGTGCATTACGTCAGCAAGGGCTAAACCGTTTATTTTTACACGCGGCAGAATTAACCATTCAATTACCTGAACAAAAACCCTTAACAGTAAAAGCCCCATTACCCGAACCATTAGAAGCCGTTTTAGCACAATTACGCCGTTAA
- a CDS encoding thiamine phosphate synthase, with amino-acid sequence MKTFPPYYLITPEPTDPTRFFQSLSHVLASGIRLIQFRAKSLSDEIYQDYARQVLDLCQEAGVICLLNCAPTVARQLGSQGIHLNSSRLHEQQKPLQGFTQVSAACHTIADLQQAARIQTDFVVLGPVLVTASHPDTLPMGWATFTQLIQQTHCPVYALGGLQKTDLTTAQQAGAVGIAAIRSLWQL; translated from the coding sequence GTGAAAACCTTTCCTCCCTACTATCTCATCACGCCTGAACCCACAGACCCGACACGCTTTTTTCAGTCTTTATCTCATGTTTTAGCGTCAGGTATTCGCTTGATACAATTTCGTGCAAAATCACTCAGTGATGAAATTTATCAAGATTATGCAAGACAAGTATTAGACTTATGTCAAGAGGCGGGCGTAATCTGCTTATTAAATTGCGCGCCAACCGTTGCACGACAATTAGGCAGTCAGGGCATTCATTTAAATAGTTCACGATTGCATGAACAACAAAAGCCTTTACAAGGATTTACTCAGGTTTCTGCCGCTTGTCATACCATAGCGGATTTACAACAAGCAGCGCGCATTCAAACGGATTTTGTCGTATTAGGTCCAGTCTTAGTTACTGCATCACATCCTGATACATTGCCGATGGGCTGGGCGACATTTACACAATTAATACAACAAACCCACTGCCCTGTGTATGCCCTAGGGGGTTTACAGAAAACCGATTTAACCACAGCACAGCAAGCGGGTGCGGTTGGTATTGCCGCCATTCGTAGCTTGTGGCAATTATAA